The sequence AAACTGAAAAGACTGCGCAATTTCATAAAACTAGGTCACTAAAAGATATCCTTTTCCACGTAAAGTTTTAAACCAAGGCAGTTTACTTTTTCGTTCTGGTAATTTGCGTCTCAAATTAGAGATGTGCATATCAAGAGAACGATCAAATGGGGTTAGTGGTTTTTCCATTACTTCTAAACTTAATTCTTCTCGACTAATAACATTTCCCTTAGATTTAAGCAATAAACAAAGAATCTTAAACTCATAATCCGTTAAATTGAGATTTTCTTCATTATAGGTTGCAATTCCGTGAGAAAAGTTGAGAATAATTCCGTCAAAAGAAAGGATTTCTACATTTGCGGTATTATTTGAAGGAGATGCACTACGACGCAAAATCGCCTTAATTCTTGCAATAAGCTCACGATCGTTAAAAGGCTTGGGTAAATAATCATCCGCTCCCAATTCTAAGCCTAATACGCGATCAATGTCTTCGCCTCTTGCTGTCAGCATCATCACTGGCACGTTAGAGACTTTACGAATTTCTTTTAGTGTTTCGACACCATTTAACTTTGGCATCATTACATCAAGCAAAACCAACTCGTGGCTTTCATCAAGTTTTTGTAATGCCTCTAATCCATTATTTGCTGTTTGAACGTCAAACCCTTCTAGCGTTAAAAGGGATGAAAGTAATTCTGTCAGTTCAACATCGTCATCAACGAGCAAGAGTTTTGACATTGGAGATTCCTTTTACCAATTATTCTTATTGTAGTGCGGTGAAAATAAAAAGATTATTTCCAGAATTTCCACCAACTTGATTTTGGTTTCTCACCTGTTTCAATAATGGTGTTATTTTCGCCTTGTTGTGAAACCTCTGGTAAAGGTTTATCAAGATGGGTTTCTGTCACAATCCCACGTTGATCAAATTTTACTGTGAAA comes from Haemophilus haemolyticus and encodes:
- a CDS encoding response regulator, coding for MSKLLLVDDDVELTELLSSLLTLEGFDVQTANNGLEALQKLDESHELVLLDVMMPKLNGVETLKEIRKVSNVPVMMLTARGEDIDRVLGLELGADDYLPKPFNDRELIARIKAILRRSASPSNNTANVEILSFDGIILNFSHGIATYNEENLNLTDYEFKILCLLLKSKGNVISREELSLEVMEKPLTPFDRSLDMHISNLRRKLPERKSKLPWFKTLRGKGYLLVT